A single window of Cetobacterium sp. 8H DNA harbors:
- a CDS encoding TolC family protein — MKEILILLFLINISVFSKVLDVGVILENNSNCSNNALEVLQAELDKNFIGTEYSPKITEKFYLTNHNIQEGINKLNSNKKIDAIFVLTCAPLENIKNINESKFYSIPFGFGEKQHIDQPNVNYIYSKLNLKNYIEIFKEIDGVNEINVLISNMNSDKLRYLEQTTKIDNLKVNVLNSSEQNLIDSNNKKIPSFLIDFNENIKPLSYSGLNLEKEMTKRLRAASLNYMFFKTGKGMGKIIEVDEPRKDIYLNSEIAATIGVYPNLIFLQEMSQVNLKKTENPKLTLKGAVQRALSSNVDLLQIKQDVFTSFYNVKVTNSQRLPQLSANMDYNALDDRSPSFDQGAATNSVNSFLKLSQVIFSDQINASVYIEKLALDSSRKQYEQEKLNVIYYVASTYVNILQLKAQLEIQLSNYKLLKETLDVAKINYRVGSGGLQDVYRLESDVASSLADIANVKGGLRSQELYLNNLLNYPEANTYTYQTLEDIAPLFLLSDNLGKNFSFESEKTKKIEKFLIEGALSNSNTLQQIDNNIKGTERQYLASKRERYLPTVQAFGNYNKDNLITPWGQNSNQKFQDEYWEAGISVSLPLISGGEIYYNNKKLESELKSLEYNKLSVKNELAQQVLQTYTKLLTNFVQSYTTRISADVAKKNLTIVKNLYVEGNITITDFLSAQTSTLTQELKYVIDNFNLINSTLQLENLYGKSSLTMDESERKNILNTLQREIEN, encoded by the coding sequence ATGAAAGAAATTTTAATATTGTTATTTCTAATTAATATTTCTGTTTTTTCTAAAGTACTTGATGTTGGAGTTATTCTAGAAAATAACTCTAATTGTTCAAATAATGCTTTAGAAGTTTTACAAGCAGAACTTGACAAAAACTTTATTGGAACAGAATATTCACCAAAGATAACAGAAAAATTTTATTTAACCAATCATAATATACAGGAGGGTATAAATAAATTAAATTCGAATAAAAAAATAGACGCTATTTTCGTTTTAACATGTGCTCCATTAGAAAATATTAAAAATATTAATGAAAGTAAATTCTATTCTATTCCTTTTGGATTTGGAGAAAAACAACACATTGATCAACCAAATGTCAATTATATTTACAGTAAACTTAACTTGAAAAACTACATTGAAATCTTTAAAGAAATCGATGGTGTTAATGAAATCAATGTTTTAATATCTAATATGAACTCCGATAAGCTAAGATATTTAGAACAGACTACCAAAATTGATAATTTAAAGGTTAATGTTCTAAATTCAAGTGAACAAAATTTGATAGATAGTAATAATAAAAAGATTCCTAGTTTCTTAATTGATTTTAATGAAAATATTAAACCTCTTTCTTATTCTGGATTGAATCTAGAAAAAGAGATGACAAAAAGACTCCGTGCTGCATCACTTAATTACATGTTTTTTAAAACTGGAAAGGGTATGGGGAAAATCATTGAAGTCGACGAACCAAGAAAAGATATTTATCTTAATTCAGAGATAGCAGCTACAATTGGAGTTTATCCTAACTTAATTTTTTTACAAGAAATGTCTCAAGTTAATTTAAAAAAGACTGAAAATCCAAAACTTACGTTAAAAGGTGCTGTTCAAAGGGCACTTAGTTCAAATGTAGATCTATTACAAATTAAACAAGATGTTTTTACAAGTTTTTATAATGTTAAAGTTACTAACTCACAAAGGTTACCACAATTGTCTGCCAATATGGATTACAATGCACTTGATGACAGATCTCCTTCTTTCGATCAAGGTGCTGCAACAAATAGTGTTAACTCGTTTTTAAAGCTATCTCAAGTCATATTTAGTGATCAAATTAATGCTAGCGTATATATTGAAAAATTAGCACTTGATTCTAGTAGAAAACAATATGAACAAGAGAAGTTAAATGTCATTTATTATGTTGCCTCAACATATGTTAATATACTTCAGTTAAAAGCACAGCTAGAGATTCAATTAAGTAACTATAAACTTTTAAAAGAAACTTTAGATGTTGCAAAAATTAACTACCGTGTTGGTTCTGGTGGATTACAAGATGTGTATAGATTAGAATCCGATGTTGCTAGTTCTCTTGCTGATATTGCTAATGTTAAAGGAGGTTTGCGTTCTCAAGAGTTATATCTTAATAATTTGTTAAATTATCCTGAAGCAAATACATACACTTACCAAACTTTAGAAGATATCGCACCACTTTTCTTACTAAGTGATAATTTAGGTAAAAACTTTTCTTTTGAATCTGAAAAAACAAAGAAAATTGAAAAATTTTTAATTGAAGGAGCTCTTTCTAACTCTAATACATTACAACAAATAGATAATAATATTAAAGGTACTGAAAGACAATATCTAGCATCTAAAAGAGAACGTTATCTCCCAACTGTTCAAGCATTTGGAAATTATAATAAAGATAATTTAATTACTCCTTGGGGACAAAATTCCAATCAAAAATTCCAAGATGAGTATTGGGAAGCTGGAATCTCTGTTAGTTTACCTTTAATTAGTGGCGGAGAGATTTACTATAACAATAAAAAACTTGAAAGTGAGTTAAAATCTTTAGAATACAATAAGCTATCTGTAAAAAATGAATTAGCACAACAAGTTTTACAAACATATACAAAACTACTTACAAATTTTGTCCAGAGTTATACAACAAGAATTTCAGCTGATGTAGCAAAGAAAAACTTAACTATTGTAAAAAATCTTTATGTTGAGGGTAATATTACTATCACGGACTTTTTATCTGCCCAAACTAGTACTTTAACACAAGAGCTTAAGTATGTTATTGATAATTTTAACCTTATAAACTCTACTCTTCAATTAGAGAATCTTTACGGAAAATCATCTTTAACAATGGACGAATCTGAAAGAAAAAATATTTTAAATACACTTCAGCGTGAAATAGAAAATTAG
- a CDS encoding NADH:flavin oxidoreductase produces MRRLLLNIFTKLQIKNINIKNRIVLPPMVRFSMIEKDGFVTNTLLDWYESVALNGVGMIIVEACCVSSNGKLRDNQLGIWNDSFMPGLKEISTRCKKYGCATLVQIHHAGFLNNLNDVSEKEIDFILEDFIRAFHRAKLCGFDGIELHAAHGYLLSQLMSELKNQRTDKYGGSLEKRMFFIEKLLIETKDIFDDNFILSCRIGGNEPTLLNGIINAKYLESLGVDIIHVSHGIPDPNFKSQAKIPIPKDFKFDWVIYMGCEIKKHLKIPVIGVRKITNENQASYLVENNLLDFVAVGRAMIGKPLWIKQALISYKLRKKDIDV; encoded by the coding sequence ATGAGGAGATTGCTTTTGAATATCTTTACCAAATTACAAATAAAAAATATAAATATTAAGAACAGAATTGTATTGCCTCCTATGGTTCGTTTTTCTATGATTGAAAAAGATGGCTTTGTCACAAATACACTTTTAGATTGGTATGAATCTGTCGCTTTAAATGGTGTTGGAATGATTATTGTTGAAGCTTGTTGTGTTTCTTCTAATGGTAAACTCAGAGATAATCAGCTAGGAATTTGGAACGATTCATTTATGCCTGGGCTTAAAGAAATTTCTACAAGATGCAAAAAATACGGTTGTGCAACATTAGTTCAAATTCATCATGCCGGATTTTTAAATAACTTAAATGATGTTTCTGAAAAAGAAATTGATTTTATCTTGGAAGATTTTATAAGAGCATTTCATCGCGCTAAACTTTGTGGTTTCGATGGTATTGAGTTACATGCTGCTCATGGTTATCTTTTATCACAATTAATGTCTGAACTTAAAAATCAGCGAACTGACAAGTATGGAGGCTCTCTAGAAAAAAGAATGTTTTTTATAGAGAAACTTCTGATAGAAACAAAAGATATTTTTGATGACAATTTCATTCTAAGTTGTAGAATAGGTGGAAATGAACCCACTCTACTAAATGGTATTATTAATGCTAAATATTTAGAGAGTTTAGGTGTTGATATCATTCACGTTTCTCATGGTATTCCTGATCCTAACTTTAAAAGTCAAGCAAAAATACCAATCCCTAAAGATTTCAAATTTGATTGGGTTATTTACATGGGATGTGAAATAAAAAAACATTTAAAAATTCCAGTCATAGGAGTCCGAAAAATAACAAATGAAAATCAAGCAAGTTATTTAGTTGAAAATAATTTACTCGATTTTGTTGCTGTTGGGAGAGCTATGATTGGGAAACCATTATGGATAAAACAAGCTTTAATTAGTTATAAATTAAGAAAAAAAGATATCGATGTTTAA
- a CDS encoding M3 family oligoendopeptidase translates to MKFSDYKYERPDYNKTKADFINLIEKIEISKDLVEQLELIQKINKIRNSIDTMSNLSHIRHTINTEDSFYNEEKDYWDEMGPMYHELDTLFYKSLISHPNKDNVKNHLGEQLFKIMENSLKSFSAEIIPDLQEENKEISKYVKLLASAKIIFEGKERNLSGMTPFLLSKDRNTRKRAQEAKYSFFLQNEIEFDEIFNNLVLIRDRIAKKLGYNNFIELGYIRMNRIDYSSEMVANFRKQVQEEIVPVATSLYKKQAKRLKLDNLSYYDEKFEFNSGNATPKGDTNWIIDQGKKMYHEMSLETSEFIDFMINNDLMDLTTKKGKAGGGYCTFIADYKSPFIFSNFNGTSGDIDVLTHEAGHAFQVYRSKWIEIPELLWATYESSEIHSMSMEFFTWDWMENFFKEDTQKYFYTHLGGAIKFIPYGVLVDEFQHEIYQNPNLTPKERKEVWRRLEKKYKPHSDYSENPFLENGGWWIQQAHIFEVPFYYIDYTLAQVCALQFWKKMRLDRNEAWVDYINLCNIGGTKSFLNLLKYANLASPFENNCIKNILDPVKKYLESVDDSSL, encoded by the coding sequence ATGAAATTTTCAGATTATAAATACGAAAGACCTGATTATAACAAAACTAAAGCTGATTTTATTAATCTTATTGAAAAAATTGAAATATCAAAAGACTTAGTCGAACAACTGGAACTTATACAAAAAATTAATAAAATTAGAAATTCAATTGATACAATGTCAAATTTATCTCATATTAGACATACTATTAATACTGAAGACTCTTTTTATAATGAGGAAAAAGATTACTGGGATGAAATGGGACCTATGTATCATGAATTAGATACACTATTTTATAAATCTCTAATCTCACATCCAAATAAGGATAATGTAAAAAACCATCTTGGAGAACAATTATTTAAAATTATGGAAAATAGTTTAAAATCATTTTCTGCAGAGATTATTCCAGATTTACAAGAGGAGAATAAAGAGATATCAAAATATGTTAAACTTTTAGCTTCAGCTAAAATTATTTTTGAAGGAAAAGAAAGAAATCTTTCTGGTATGACTCCTTTTCTTTTATCAAAAGACAGAAATACTCGTAAGAGAGCTCAAGAAGCAAAATATTCATTCTTCCTTCAAAATGAAATTGAATTTGATGAAATTTTTAATAATTTAGTTCTTATTAGAGATCGTATCGCAAAAAAATTAGGATATAACAATTTTATAGAACTTGGATATATTAGAATGAACCGAATTGATTATTCTAGTGAAATGGTTGCTAACTTTAGAAAACAGGTTCAAGAAGAAATTGTTCCTGTAGCTACTTCTCTTTATAAAAAACAGGCTAAGAGGCTTAAGCTTGATAATCTAAGCTATTATGATGAAAAATTTGAATTTAATAGTGGAAATGCTACACCAAAAGGTGACACCAACTGGATTATAGATCAAGGTAAAAAAATGTACCATGAAATGTCTTTGGAGACATCTGAATTTATTGACTTTATGATCAATAACGATTTAATGGACTTAACTACTAAAAAAGGAAAAGCAGGAGGGGGATATTGTACTTTTATTGCAGATTATAAATCTCCTTTTATATTTTCGAATTTTAACGGAACAAGTGGGGATATTGATGTACTTACTCATGAAGCTGGCCATGCATTTCAAGTATATAGATCAAAATGGATTGAAATTCCAGAATTATTGTGGGCTACCTATGAAAGTTCAGAAATTCATTCTATGAGTATGGAATTTTTTACTTGGGATTGGATGGAAAACTTTTTTAAAGAAGATACACAGAAATATTTCTATACTCATCTTGGTGGTGCCATCAAATTTATTCCTTATGGTGTTTTAGTTGATGAATTTCAGCATGAGATTTATCAAAATCCGAATTTAACTCCTAAAGAAAGAAAAGAAGTTTGGAGAAGATTAGAAAAGAAATATAAGCCACACTCTGATTATTCTGAAAATCCATTTCTTGAAAATGGAGGCTGGTGGATTCAGCAGGCTCATATTTTTGAAGTACCTTTTTATTATATAGATTATACTTTAGCTCAAGTTTGTGCTCTTCAATTTTGGAAAAAAATGAGATTAGATAGAAATGAAGCTTGGGTAGATTATATTAACCTTTGCAATATTGGTGGAACTAAATCATTTTTAAATCTATTAAAATATGCAAATTTGGCTTCTCCTTTTGAGAATAATTGTATTAAAAACATATTAGATCCAGTAAAAAAATATTTAGAAAGTGTAGATGATAGCTCATTATAA
- a CDS encoding Cof-type HAD-IIB family hydrolase, whose product MYKLIISDLDGTLVDSNKNLSEYTKEVIGKLKEKGIYFIIATGRNYKGAKKVADSLNLNNEIICNNGSTIYDHKGHLIFQRTISSVVAKKIFLEIQNTKSIFFASYGNNTYIQKGKFEKASKFLLSPPENPIEITINNVDSFIFEKIVIINRDNNTLKELSENFNKIEDVNAFISQDYYLDIVHHETSKGAALKFLADLKNIDLKYTLAFGDAFNDYEMLKLAGKGIVMANGFDELKNEFETLELTNDDNGVASYLSTIFNL is encoded by the coding sequence ATGTATAAACTGATCATTTCAGATTTAGATGGTACTCTTGTGGATAGTAATAAGAATCTTTCTGAATATACTAAGGAAGTTATAGGCAAACTTAAAGAAAAAGGAATTTATTTTATTATCGCTACTGGTAGAAATTATAAAGGCGCTAAAAAAGTAGCGGATTCTTTAAATTTAAATAATGAGATAATCTGTAATAATGGTTCTACAATATATGATCATAAAGGACATTTAATATTCCAAAGAACAATTTCTAGTGTTGTAGCCAAAAAAATATTTTTAGAAATACAGAATACAAAAAGTATTTTTTTTGCAAGTTATGGAAACAATACTTATATTCAAAAGGGAAAATTTGAAAAGGCATCTAAATTTCTTCTATCACCACCCGAAAACCCTATTGAAATCACTATTAATAATGTGGATTCTTTTATCTTTGAAAAAATTGTTATAATTAATCGAGACAATAATACTCTTAAAGAACTATCTGAAAATTTTAATAAAATAGAGGATGTAAATGCATTCATTTCACAGGATTATTATTTAGATATTGTGCACCACGAAACTTCAAAGGGAGCAGCTCTTAAATTTTTAGCCGATTTAAAAAATATTGATTTGAAATATACTCTTGCATTTGGAGATGCATTCAATGATTATGAAATGCTTAAATTAGCCGGTAAAGGAATTGTTATGGCCAACGGATTTGATGAGTTGAAAAATGAATTTGAAACATTAGAACTAACAAATGATGATAATGGTGTTGCTAGTTACTTATCTACGATATTTAATCTTTAA